The window CACGTCCGATCCTGCACCTGGCTCCGTGATAGCTGAATTCCACATTTGCTTGCCAGTACCGTGTAATGCCATGATTTTTTCAATCTGTTCTTCTGTTCCTTCGCGTAAGATTGTAGTGAAACCAGGAATCTGATATAAAACATAAGTAGGCGCACCCAATCTTCCTAGTTCTTCCCAGGCAGCTGTTAACGTAACCAAACCTGCATCAAAGCCACCATGCTCTTCAGGTAATAAAATACTGTCAATACCTAAATCAGCTAATTCCTTCACAAATCTTTCTGGATACTGGCTTTTCTCATCACAGTCCGCAAAGTAACTGTCCCAGTTTTCTCTAGTCATTAGCTCTCGAATACCCTTAACTAATAATTCCTGCTCGTCTGTAAGTCTAAAATCCATTATTTAGCCCTCCTATTTTTTTTACATTCTTCGTCATTTCACCCTAAAGAGGGACACCGCAATTCTACTTATGCAGTTTAGCAGCACCTTTTTTGACAAGAGAAACCATGTTTTTTCTTTGTCGACTATATATAATGCAAGAACTGTGCCAGATCCCGTGTAAAAGAAAATGATTTTTACGCAAATTTATGCCTTAAATGTGGGTTTGAAATTAAATAAGGAAAACAAAATAAGCTCAAATTTCGTTGGTGTCAAAATTTTTTTACATGTAAAATATTTTTTTGTCCTCTGATAGGTTGTCATCGAGAGGGTGATAAAGTATGTAAAAAATTTTTGACAAGCAACAGACACTTCCGAACACATAAAGGTTCAAGATGACATTTTTGTTGAATTTAAAATGTGTAAATTTGGTGAAAAGACTTTGGAGAGTTAAATGTAAATGAAGCTATACATAGAAAAAACGACAGGTTTTCTTCTTTCTACCTGTCGTTTGGTTTAATATATTTTTTTAAACTTTCATTCTATGGATCATCGCTAAAAATTTCATAGAGACCGATTCACTAGCTCTTTATCGGAATAATCGGCAATATAATATGAGAAGGATATTTCTCATTATGATAAATAACTTGTTGTGCTTTAACAGTCTCTGTACTCTCAATCATCGATTTCCCGGTATTGGGATTTGGTGCATATTGAGGAAAGCTGCTCGAAGAAATTTCCAACGTCATTTGGTGACCCGGTAAAAACACATTACTTGTTGCCCAAAGGTCGATTTCATATGCAACGATTTCACCGTTCAATTCCTTTTCAGGCTTATTGCCGTTTCGGTGGTACCTGGAATCTCTCTTGGACGGATCCCTGTAGTCTTCGTAAATAGTGTCAATCTTATTTCAAACATTCCGGTATAATTGAGTTGATTTTTTGGATGCCAGTATCGCAAAGGACCTAGTACAATTTGTGCCATATCCTCTCTTTTTTATCATGTCTGTTTCGGCATGATTTTGGATAAGATTAAGTGCTTACTCAAAATTTGCTAATGATTTATAGAAATTTGCACCATGTTGAATTGCCACTTTGGATTCAGGAAGAATACGAGAATGATGTAAGAACGCATGAATCACGCCTCTAAATTCTTCTATTTCTGCTTTTTGATTATGATAGGTTAAAATATCATATAATAATTTACTGTCATCCTGAACCGGATCTAAATCTCCATAAGCAATATAACAAGGAGGAACTCCTTTAGTTAAATCATTTGAAAAACTGTCAAAATAACGTAAATCTGTAATTTCGTCTCCTATATACATTTTTGTATACGCATTTAAATCTTTACGAGTTAATCCATCATAATCTCCACCAAGTAAGCGCATTGATTTTGAATCAGTTAGTCCATAAATACCATAATAAAGAAGTAAACAGCGTATATAAGAAACATCTTTCTTTTTATCCCTTAAATATAAAGACGCAGCTAAAGATAAATTGGCACCTCCCGAATCTCCTGCAAGGGCAATATCATTCATATCGATATCATATTCTTCTGAATGAATCCGTAACCACTCGACTAAGAAAGCAACCTCTTCTACTTGTGTTGGGTATTTAAATTCAGGAGCTAAATGATAGTCAATTCCAATGACAACTGATTCTGTTTCTTCCATTAATAAGCGCATAATTTTACTATGTGTATCAAGATTTCCTACCACAAACCCACCACCGTGAGTATAAACAATCGCCCCTTTTCCAGTCCTGCGCATTGGGTAGTGAAAACGAATAGCAATAGGTCCATATGGTCCTTCTACCTCTATATCAATGGTTTTTTTCGGTTCAGGACCACCTTCGTTCCAAAACCTTCTTTCCTTAATATAGTTTTCACGCATTTCTTTAAAAGTTACATCAGTTGAAAATGCATCCTTAACAAGTTCATTTTGTTTTGTTAATGTTTCAAGCATTTTAGGAGTCATCATTTTGTAAGCATTATATTTGTTCGTTTCCATCTTTGTAGTCTCCTTCAGAGTTTCTATTTTTTAAAAAAATAGAAACATTACGTTCCACATGATAAATAGTAACATTCCAATTTGTAAAACTTTTTCAGTAATAAGTTCCCATCCAGGAAGCCGGTTAATCAATACACCTGGCTCGACGACAAGGCTAGCATACCCGCCACTCCATATAAAGTTTCTAGGACTGATCACTTATGTTAGTAATCAGTATGCCCATATTTGGCGGTAGGTCTACTTGACCTTTATTTTATTGTCCAGTTAAGTGTAGCCGATACATTTAGTTTGTTTCATGAGATAGCACCCTATTTTCCGATAATTCCCATCTTTCATTAGGCCGCTGTGAAATCTTTTATTCCTATTCGCCTTTTGACATTCTTTCTTCATAAATCATCATTCAGAGCTAGTTTTCTCTAAATGCAAGGAACAAGCAAGATCCAGCAGCAATAATAAAAAAGGACATTCTAAACCTTTTTAGAGAAATTTGTCATTACCAAACTCAAATCCAATTAAAAAGTAGAATGTCCATTATGATGGTAACTTTGACACTATCCAAGTTTAGCTTTACTTTTTTTAGATTCTCTCCAAACAAGTAAACTAAATACTACTACCATTGCTAATAATCCAAACTGAAGCATGTAAACTGTGTGATAACCAGAAGAAATAATTTTTCCAGCTTTATCTGTGATCATTCCTGCTACTAGTTGGGGCATATATATATCCGAAGAGTATGCAATTAATGAAATGATCCCAGAAGCTGTACCTAAAATATGGTCAGGTATTCCTGCTTCACCAATTTGGCCAAAATAAATTGCACGAGCACCAAGTTGCAAGAATGCTATCGACAATACGACAATCATAGCTGGCATAACATAAGATGTACTTTTTGGTAAAAGCATAATTGCCGCAACAAATACTGCTTCAACAATCGCTGTTGCTAGTAATGTTTTACCTGTAGATTTAAATCTAGATACAACAAATACTAATGCTGGACCAGCTATTAAACCAAGTCCGTTTGTACGGAATACTGCAATAAACGATGCTTGTTCATTAGACATTCCGTAAGTGTTTGTTAATAATTGGTTAAATACACTTGTTGTTGTAAGTAATGAATAGAAAGCAAACACAACAAATGCTGCATACCATAATCCAGGTATTTTTATCGCTTCTATTACTCTTGAAAATTTGAATTTTGCATTTTCATCATCTTCGCCTTCTAGAATATCAATATCTTTAAATAAGAACACATATAAAACGCCTATTATAGCTGTAATTATTGCTAACACAATTAACCCAGATTGAATTCCACTACTTGTATTACCAATGATTTTTACAAGTATAGTGTTTACAACAATTCCACCAAGTCCTACGAATGTATAGGTAAATCCAAAAGACTTCGTTTGATTTTCTAAACCACCAGCTCTTGCTACCGAAGTAATCCATGGTGACCAGAATGTTAAAATTGTAGTAAATCCCAATGCAATATAAATGATTCTTAATACACTAATATTAGTTACAAATGCACTTACTAGAATTAGCGCTGTTGTAGTGATATATGAGAAAATCGACAATCTCTTTGGTCCAAAAATATCAACTAAAATACCAGATGGAACATACGTAATTAAAGCTATAATTCC of the Bacillus sp. 1NLA3E genome contains:
- a CDS encoding CocE/NonD family hydrolase; its protein translation is MDTIYEDYRDPSKRDSRYHRNGNKPEKELNGEIVAYEIDLWATSNVFLPGHQMTLEISSSSFPQYAPNPNTGKSMIESTETVKAQQVIYHNEKYPSHIILPIIPIKS
- the aes gene encoding acetyl esterase, with translation METNKYNAYKMMTPKMLETLTKQNELVKDAFSTDVTFKEMRENYIKERRFWNEGGPEPKKTIDIEVEGPYGPIAIRFHYPMRRTGKGAIVYTHGGGFVVGNLDTHSKIMRLLMEETESVVIGIDYHLAPEFKYPTQVEEVAFLVEWLRIHSEEYDIDMNDIALAGDSGGANLSLAASLYLRDKKKDVSYIRCLLLYYGIYGLTDSKSMRLLGGDYDGLTRKDLNAYTKMYIGDEITDLRYFDSFSNDLTKGVPPCYIAYGDLDPVQDDSKLLYDILTYHNQKAEIEEFRGVIHAFLHHSRILPESKVAIQHGANFYKSLANFE
- a CDS encoding MFS transporter, with protein sequence MLGRYHTDLTTLAGLVGIYGIIALITYVPSGILVDIFGPKRLSIFSYITTTALILVSAFVTNISVLRIIYIALGFTTILTFWSPWITSVARAGGLENQTKSFGFTYTFVGLGGIVVNTILVKIIGNTSSGIQSGLIVLAIITAIIGVLYVFLFKDIDILEGEDDENAKFKFSRVIEAIKIPGLWYAAFVVFAFYSLLTTTSVFNQLLTNTYGMSNEQASFIAVFRTNGLGLIAGPALVFVVSRFKSTGKTLLATAIVEAVFVAAIMLLPKSTSYVMPAMIVVLSIAFLQLGARAIYFGQIGEAGIPDHILGTASGIISLIAYSSDIYMPQLVAGMITDKAGKIISSGYHTVYMLQFGLLAMVVVFSLLVWRESKKSKAKLG